The Amycolatopsis sp. DG1A-15b genome window below encodes:
- a CDS encoding LysR family transcriptional regulator, with the protein MIEVGALRALRAVAALGTLARAAEELGFTASAVSQQLKRLERQVGVPVLAPAGRGVVLTTAGQAIADSAPEVFQALERCAEAARSVSAGAPRGTLRVVAFSTAIRGLLAPVVPRLAARCPELRLELTEQDPDEALHSVGAGTADLGLVHDADGLPPAPLPPSLVRRWVHTDLGDVVMSRAHPLARLDAPLDEASLAGHAWVTSPPGTVCHQWFRRLFAQARTEPDVRHSVDDFATQLSLVVPGQVVALIPRLARPPLGDGLVARPLRRPPKREVHAVWRRSAEASPAIRAVLAELGPADVISAAGTPKRAMPTPS; encoded by the coding sequence ATGATCGAGGTGGGCGCGCTGCGGGCGTTGCGCGCGGTGGCGGCGCTCGGGACGCTGGCCCGGGCGGCCGAGGAGCTCGGGTTCACCGCGTCGGCGGTTTCACAGCAGCTCAAGCGGCTGGAACGCCAGGTCGGGGTCCCGGTGCTGGCGCCGGCCGGCCGCGGGGTGGTGCTGACCACGGCCGGGCAGGCGATCGCCGACTCGGCGCCGGAGGTGTTCCAGGCGCTGGAACGCTGCGCCGAAGCGGCCCGGTCGGTTTCGGCGGGGGCACCGCGCGGCACGCTGCGGGTGGTGGCGTTTTCGACGGCCATCCGCGGCCTGCTCGCGCCGGTCGTGCCCCGGCTGGCGGCGCGGTGCCCGGAGCTGCGCCTGGAACTCACGGAGCAGGACCCTGACGAGGCGTTGCACAGCGTCGGCGCGGGGACGGCGGACCTGGGGCTCGTCCACGACGCCGACGGGTTGCCGCCGGCACCGCTGCCGCCGTCGCTGGTGCGGCGCTGGGTGCACACGGACCTCGGCGACGTGGTGATGAGCCGCGCGCACCCGCTGGCCCGGCTCGACGCGCCGCTCGACGAGGCCTCACTGGCCGGGCACGCGTGGGTGACCAGCCCGCCGGGAACCGTGTGCCACCAGTGGTTCCGGCGGTTGTTCGCGCAGGCCCGGACCGAGCCGGACGTGCGCCACTCGGTGGACGACTTCGCGACGCAGCTGTCACTGGTGGTTCCGGGACAGGTGGTGGCGCTGATCCCGCGGCTGGCCCGGCCGCCGCTGGGGGACGGCTTGGTGGCACGGCCGTTGCGGCGGCCGCCGAAGCGGGAGGTGCACGCGGTGTGGCGGCGGAGCGCGGAGGCGAGCCCGGCGATCCGGGCGGTGCTGGCCGAGCTGGGCCCGGCCGACGTGATCAGTGCAGCCGGTACACCGAAACGTGCGATGCCGACGCCGTCGTGA
- a CDS encoding STAS domain-containing protein — translation MTGTPFSVTTRTTGAGAVVTVEGELDVATAPRLRAGVAALVLGPGQLLVVDLAGVTFCDSSGISALIAARNVAEEAGAAVALAAVPARLSRTFGLIGLGDFFPTYPSAEDAFRD, via the coding sequence GTGACCGGCACCCCGTTCTCCGTCACGACGCGCACCACCGGGGCCGGCGCGGTGGTGACCGTCGAGGGAGAGCTCGACGTGGCCACCGCACCGCGCCTGCGCGCCGGCGTGGCCGCGCTCGTCCTGGGACCCGGTCAGCTGCTGGTGGTGGACCTGGCCGGGGTGACGTTCTGCGACTCCAGCGGGATCTCCGCGCTCATCGCGGCCCGCAACGTCGCCGAGGAGGCCGGAGCGGCCGTCGCGCTGGCCGCCGTCCCCGCCCGGCTGAGCCGGACGTTCGGGCTGATCGGCCTCGGGGACTTCTTCCCCACCTACCCGAGCGCCGAAGACGCCTTCAGAGACTGA
- the dapA gene encoding 4-hydroxy-tetrahydrodipicolinate synthase: MTEFGANLVAMVTPMQPGGALCEPGLTRLVDHLLATGCDGLVVGGTTGEAPTLSGAESAGLVRAVAARTRGRARVIAGVGTHDTATSVRRAREAEAAGADALLLVCPYYSRPTQAGVIAHCRAVADATELPVMLYDVPARTGLAMTPATLIELAGHPRIRAVKDAKGDLAEAMTVMSRTSLAYYCGIDELNLPYLACGAAGLVSVVGNVAAERTAELIRTVRAGDLERARAIHEELIPSTDRLTRSGTGAANAKAALAERGIIPHASVRLPLVEAKTA; encoded by the coding sequence ATGACCGAATTCGGCGCCAACCTCGTCGCGATGGTGACTCCCATGCAGCCCGGCGGCGCGCTCTGCGAACCCGGCCTCACCCGGCTCGTCGACCACCTGCTGGCCACCGGGTGCGACGGCCTCGTCGTCGGCGGGACCACCGGCGAGGCCCCCACCCTGTCCGGCGCCGAGTCCGCCGGCCTGGTCCGGGCCGTGGCGGCCCGGACCCGAGGCCGTGCGCGCGTGATCGCCGGCGTCGGCACCCACGACACGGCGACGAGCGTCCGCCGCGCCCGCGAAGCCGAGGCGGCCGGCGCCGACGCGCTGCTGCTCGTCTGCCCCTACTACTCCCGGCCGACGCAGGCCGGCGTGATCGCCCACTGCCGGGCGGTGGCGGACGCCACCGAGCTGCCGGTGATGCTCTACGACGTCCCCGCGCGCACCGGCCTGGCGATGACGCCGGCGACCCTGATCGAGCTGGCCGGCCACCCGCGGATCCGGGCGGTCAAGGACGCCAAGGGCGACCTGGCCGAAGCGATGACGGTCATGTCCCGCACGTCGCTGGCGTACTACTGCGGCATCGACGAGCTGAACCTGCCGTACCTGGCGTGTGGCGCCGCGGGCCTGGTCAGCGTCGTGGGCAACGTGGCCGCCGAGCGCACCGCCGAGCTCATCCGCACCGTCCGCGCCGGCGACCTCGAGCGGGCGCGGGCGATCCACGAGGAGCTGATCCCGTCGACGGACCGCCTGACGCGCTCCGGCACGGGCGCGGCGAACGCCAAAGCCGCCCTGGCGGAACGGGGGATCATCCCGCACGCGAGCGTGCGGCTCCCGCTGGTCGAAGCGAAGACCGCCTGA
- a CDS encoding class I SAM-dependent methyltransferase translates to MRQDEIWDTETAERYDTPGRGMFAPEVVGPAVERLAALAGGGRALEFAIGTGRIAVPLAERGVSVTGIELSEPMLARLRQKATIPVVVGDMATATAPGRFSLVYLVYNTISNLLTQDEQVACFRNAARHLDPGGRFVIELGVPELRRLPPGQDAVVFRAGSGYVGVDTYDTVRQHLVSHHFTFDEGRQARLSRCPQRYIWPAELDLMGRLAGFELESRHADWTGTEFTTASASHVSVYRLH, encoded by the coding sequence GTGCGACAAGACGAGATCTGGGACACCGAAACGGCCGAGCGGTACGACACGCCCGGCCGCGGCATGTTCGCCCCCGAGGTCGTCGGGCCCGCGGTGGAGCGACTGGCCGCGCTGGCCGGCGGCGGGCGGGCACTGGAGTTCGCCATCGGCACCGGCCGCATCGCCGTCCCGCTCGCCGAGCGCGGGGTGTCCGTCACCGGTATCGAGCTGTCGGAGCCGATGCTCGCCCGGCTGCGGCAGAAGGCGACGATTCCGGTCGTCGTCGGGGACATGGCGACGGCTACCGCGCCGGGCCGGTTTTCGCTGGTTTACCTCGTGTACAACACGATCTCGAACCTGCTGACCCAGGACGAGCAGGTGGCGTGCTTCCGCAACGCGGCCCGCCACCTGGACCCGGGCGGCCGGTTCGTGATCGAGCTGGGCGTCCCCGAGCTGCGGCGGCTGCCACCGGGTCAGGACGCCGTGGTGTTCCGCGCCGGCTCCGGGTACGTCGGTGTCGACACCTACGACACCGTGCGCCAGCACCTGGTGTCCCACCACTTCACGTTCGACGAGGGCCGGCAGGCGCGGCTGAGCCGGTGCCCCCAGCGCTACATCTGGCCGGCCGAGCTGGACCTGATGGGCCGGCTGGCCGGGTTCGAGCTGGAGTCACGGCACGCCGACTGGACGGGGACGGAGTTCACGACGGCGTCGGCATCGCACGTTTCGGTGTACCGGCTGCACTGA
- a CDS encoding alpha/beta hydrolase, with amino-acid sequence MCAVSMRIRNNVTVTGREDGPTVLLAHGFGCDQNLWRLVVPELARRYRVVLFDHTGAGRSDLAAWTPERYGSLDGYADDVLAICHELDLRDVVLVGHSVSAMIAVLAANREPDRFAKLVLLTPSPCYLDDEGYRGGFSREDIDELLASLESNYLGWSATMAPVIMGNPDRPELGEELTNSFCRTDPAIARVFARVTFLSDNRADLAKVAVPTLVLECSNDAIAPPAVGRFTHEQISGSTLVTLDATGHCPQLSAPEATAAAITAFVGGP; translated from the coding sequence ATGTGCGCGGTGAGCATGCGCATCAGGAACAATGTGACCGTCACCGGCCGGGAAGACGGTCCCACCGTCCTGCTCGCCCACGGTTTCGGCTGTGACCAGAACCTGTGGCGCCTCGTCGTCCCCGAGCTCGCGCGGCGGTACCGGGTCGTGCTGTTCGACCACACCGGCGCCGGGCGCTCGGACCTGGCCGCCTGGACGCCCGAGCGCTACGGCAGTCTCGACGGCTACGCCGACGACGTCCTGGCCATCTGCCACGAGCTGGACCTGCGGGACGTCGTGCTGGTGGGCCACTCGGTCAGCGCGATGATCGCGGTGCTGGCCGCCAACCGGGAACCGGACCGGTTCGCGAAGCTGGTGCTGCTCACGCCGTCCCCCTGCTACCTCGACGACGAGGGCTACCGCGGCGGGTTCAGCCGCGAAGACATCGACGAGCTGCTCGCCTCACTCGAGTCGAACTACCTGGGCTGGTCGGCGACGATGGCGCCGGTGATCATGGGCAACCCGGACCGGCCGGAGCTGGGCGAGGAGCTGACGAACAGCTTCTGCCGCACCGATCCCGCGATCGCCCGCGTCTTCGCCCGGGTGACGTTCCTCTCCGACAACCGGGCCGACCTGGCGAAGGTCGCCGTGCCGACGCTCGTGCTCGAGTGCTCGAACGACGCCATCGCGCCGCCCGCGGTGGGGCGGTTCACCCACGAGCAGATCAGCGGCAGCACCCTGGTGACGCTCGACGCGACCGGGCACTGCCCCCAGCTCAGCGCACCGGAGGCGACGGCCGCCGCGATCACGGCGTTCGTGGGCGGGCCATGA
- a CDS encoding TetR/AcrR family transcriptional regulator C-terminal domain-containing protein, translating to MPRLIWHQPEPPGRKNALTRASVVRAAIEVADTGGVAALTMRAVADALGVSAPMSLYRYVLNKDGLVDLMLDEVSAEVEVPAAPSGDWRGDLRGLATSLWAMIGRHRWYAELVDGRPPFGPRTLRRAAFLLTVLDGAGLTPAVAYASLLDNYVTGTAMSVSRELVMLERFGIGSTEDLRSYAGEMADDSLATWLADMPDLTADARFELGLDCLLDGFAQRQR from the coding sequence ATGCCACGCCTGATCTGGCACCAGCCGGAGCCCCCGGGCCGGAAGAACGCGCTGACCCGCGCGTCGGTCGTGCGCGCGGCCATCGAGGTCGCCGACACCGGCGGGGTCGCCGCCCTGACCATGCGGGCGGTGGCGGACGCGCTCGGCGTGTCGGCGCCGATGTCGCTGTACCGGTACGTCCTGAACAAGGACGGCCTGGTCGACCTGATGCTCGACGAGGTGTCGGCCGAGGTCGAAGTGCCCGCCGCCCCGAGCGGCGACTGGCGCGGCGACCTGCGCGGGCTCGCCACCAGCCTGTGGGCGATGATCGGCCGGCACCGCTGGTACGCCGAGCTCGTGGACGGCCGGCCGCCGTTCGGCCCCCGTACCCTGCGGCGCGCCGCCTTCCTGCTGACGGTCCTCGACGGCGCGGGCCTCACACCGGCCGTCGCGTACGCCTCGCTGCTGGACAACTACGTCACCGGGACGGCGATGAGCGTCAGCCGCGAACTGGTGATGCTCGAGCGGTTCGGCATCGGCTCGACCGAGGACCTGCGGTCGTACGCGGGCGAGATGGCCGACGACTCGCTCGCCACCTGGCTCGCGGACATGCCGGACCTGACGGCGGACGCCCGGTTCGAGCTCGGCCTGGACTGCCTGCTCGACGGCTTCGCCCAGCGGCAGCGTTGA
- a CDS encoding SpoIIE family protein phosphatase — translation MMCEDHPGPGGQESAAPEFSALLEDSAEDLYEHAPCGYLSTLLDGTIAKINATLLGWLGYERDDVVGRRRFADLLTVGGRIYHETHFAPLLRMQGELGGVAFELKAADGTRLPVLVTSTVKTGTDGQAQLIRTTIFDARDRRAYEQELLRAREEAERERDRVQRLARTLQQTLLPPALAEVPGVQVAAYYHPASADEVGGDFYDLFPLTGDTWGFFLGDVSGKGAAAAVVTSLARYTLRAAAVLDPDPAIVLDRLNTVLHHEYRGPDPRYCTVIQGHLRPGDGGAAVTLATGGHPPALLIRADGTSTFLPVPGGQLVGALPRARFAAVDVFLTPGDTLLLYTDGLTEARTQGRVRYSEEQLQEHLTGLAPTTAPAVIAAVTGLLAGFGDGVEDDTALLALSIPFPGGDRS, via the coding sequence ATGATGTGCGAAGACCACCCCGGCCCGGGTGGTCAGGAAAGCGCCGCACCGGAATTCTCGGCTTTGCTGGAGGACAGCGCGGAAGACCTCTACGAGCACGCCCCCTGCGGGTACCTCTCGACCCTGCTGGACGGCACGATCGCGAAGATCAACGCGACGCTGCTCGGCTGGCTCGGCTACGAACGCGACGACGTCGTCGGCCGGCGCCGGTTCGCCGATCTGCTCACCGTCGGCGGCCGGATCTACCACGAGACGCACTTCGCGCCGCTCCTGCGCATGCAGGGCGAGCTCGGCGGCGTCGCCTTCGAGCTGAAAGCCGCGGACGGGACCCGGCTGCCGGTGCTGGTGACCTCGACGGTCAAGACCGGCACCGACGGACAGGCGCAGCTGATCCGCACCACGATCTTCGACGCGCGCGACCGGCGGGCCTACGAGCAGGAACTGCTGCGGGCGCGCGAAGAAGCCGAGCGCGAACGCGACCGGGTGCAGCGGCTCGCCCGGACGCTGCAGCAGACCCTGCTGCCGCCCGCCCTGGCCGAGGTACCCGGTGTGCAGGTCGCGGCCTACTACCACCCGGCGTCGGCCGACGAGGTCGGCGGCGACTTCTACGACCTGTTCCCGCTGACCGGCGACACGTGGGGCTTCTTCCTCGGCGACGTGTCCGGCAAGGGCGCCGCCGCGGCCGTGGTGACGTCGCTGGCGCGCTACACGCTGCGCGCCGCCGCGGTGCTCGACCCGGACCCGGCCATCGTGCTGGATCGGCTCAACACCGTGCTGCACCACGAGTACCGCGGCCCGGACCCGCGCTACTGCACCGTCATCCAGGGCCACCTGCGGCCCGGGGACGGCGGCGCGGCGGTCACCCTGGCCACCGGCGGTCACCCGCCGGCGCTGCTGATCCGCGCCGACGGCACGTCGACGTTCCTGCCGGTCCCCGGCGGCCAGCTGGTGGGCGCGCTGCCCCGCGCGCGTTTCGCCGCCGTGGACGTCTTCCTGACCCCCGGCGACACCCTCCTGCTGTACACCGACGGGCTGACCGAAGCCCGCACGCAGGGCCGCGTCCGCTACAGCGAAGAACAGCTGCAGGAGCACCTGACCGGCCTGGCGCCGACGACGGCGCCCGCGGTGATCGCGGCGGTCACCGGCCTGCTCGCCGGCTTCGGCGACGGCGTCGAGGACGACACGGCGCTGCTGGCGCTGAGCATCCCGTTCCCCGGAGGCGATCGATCGTGA